A genomic stretch from Ficedula albicollis isolate OC2 unplaced genomic scaffold, FicAlb1.5 N00553, whole genome shotgun sequence includes:
- the TMEM221 gene encoding transmembrane protein 221, with protein sequence MPSPYPQRALTVLLLFGTLSAAMALLSSSLIFQLPSGRAAPGAAPGAARGALPEPVAAALVPVSAVLAALCLVLNVSCFLLCLLHGYFSTELCRGQPGTERADWFLLDSRSVRHAALGLFCCGVCLYLTALALFMLLLFELEAGIASACILTSGILVLLISLLHALLRASQISQNSRSEPPQALYENDSAQPGDSGDIDTKTAAPARPRPEIHREFSFPLFPERKSQPGSASSSNLSSAPRSREFPRECRDISRTHRTLAEDSGLLQEQGNPWNGVARKGTSKDSTLV encoded by the exons ATGCCCTCCCCGTACCCGCAGCGAGCCCTGacggtgctgctgctcttcGGGACCTTGTCCGCTGCCatggccctgctctcctccagcctcaTCTTCCAGCTGCCGTCGGGCCGGGCCGCTCCCGGTGCCGCTC ccggtgccgctCGCGGGGCTCTCCCGGAGCCCGTGGCCGCCGCTCTGGTGCCGGTATCGGCCGTGCTGGCCGCGCTCTGCCTGGTGCTCAACGTGAGCTGCTTcttgctctgcctcctccacGGCTACTTCAGCACCGAGCTGTGCCGGGGACAGCCCGGGACGGAGCG gGCAGACTGGTTCCTGCTGGACAGCCGGAGCGTCCGGCACGCAGCCCTCGGCCTCTTCTGCTGCGGGGTCTGCCTCTACCTCACAG ctctggcccttttcatgctgctgctgttcgAGCTGGAGGCGGGAATCGCCAGCGCCTGCATCCTGACCTCTGGAATTCTCGTCCTGCTCATCTCCCTGCTCCACGCGCTGCTCCGCGCATCCCAAATCTCCCAAAATTCCCGCTCCGAGCCTCCCCAAGCCCTGTACGAGAACGACTCCGCCCAGCCCGGCGACAGCGGCGACATCGACACCAAAACCGCGGCTCCTGCGCGGCCCCGCCCTGAAATCCATCGGGAATTCTCCTTCCCGCTTTTCCCGGAGCGCAAATCCCAGCCGGGATCCGCCTCCAGCAGCAACCTGAGCTCGGCTCCCCGGAGCCGGGAATTCCCGCGGGAATGTCGCGACATATCGCGCACGCACAGGACGCTGGCGGAGGATTcggggctgctccaggagcagggaaatccTTGGAATGGGGTGGCCCGAAAAGGCACCAGCAAGGACTCCACGCTggtgtga
- the LOC101815827 gene encoding myocyte-specific enhancer factor 2B: MGRKKIQISRILDQRNRQVTFTKRKFGLMKKAYELSVLCDCEIALIIFNSTNRLFQYASTDMDKVLLKYTEYSEPHESRTNSDILETLKRKGLGLESHELELEEGPEPPGDKGRRSGEGVDLSLARPRFYVPVPEPCVSPLPEAAYGSSPPAPDASLGSASSSPQPQGRSPAFRPAAPKPPGRSPGPLPPGLSYPLFPAASLSRALATKTPPPLFLGAEGRRGESQGGVASGRSGGNGDQTELGVPHTLQLSRAPSLVWGGGLEPRD, from the exons ATGGGCcggaaaaaaatccagatcaGCCGGATTTTGGATCAGCGGAACCGGCAG GTGACCTTCACCAAGCGGAAATTCGGGCTGATGAAGAAGGCGTACGAGCTGAGCGTGCTGTGCGACTGCGAGATCGCCCTGATCATCTTCAACAGCACCAACCGCCTGTTCCAGTACGCCAGCACCGACATGGACAAGGTGCTGCTCAAGTACACCGAGTACAGCGAGCCCCACGAGAGCCGCACCAACTCCGACATCCTCGAG ACGCTGAAACGCAAAGGGTTGGGGCTGGAGAGCCacgagctggagctggaggaggggcCGGAGCCGCCCGGGGATAAAGGGAGAAGGAGCGGGGAGGGCGTGGATCTGTCGCTGGCGAGGCCGAGGTTTTAT gtccctgtccctgagccctgTGTGTCGCCCCTGCCCGAGGCCGCCTATGGCAGCTCCCCCCCGGCCCCCGACGCCTCCCTGGGCAGCGCCAGCAGCTCCCCGCAGCCCCAGGGCCGCTCTCCCGCCTTCAGACCCGCGGCTCCAAAGCCACCAGGACGGTCCCCAGGGCCACTGCCCCCAG GCCTCAGCTACCCCCTGTTCCCTGCCGCCAGCCTGAGCCGCGCCCTGGCCACCAAGACGCCGCCACCGCTGTTCCTGGGAGCCGAGGGCCGGCGTGGCGAGTCCCAGGGCGGCGTGGCGAGCGGCCGGAGCGGCGGCa ATGGGGATCAGACAGAGCTGGGGGTCCCCCACACCCTCCAGCTGAGCCGGGCCCCTTCCCTCGTCTGGGGAGGGGGATTAGAGCCCCGAGATTAA